From Vitis vinifera cultivar Pinot Noir 40024 chromosome 3, ASM3070453v1, the proteins below share one genomic window:
- the LOC100852816 gene encoding copper transporter 3 — protein sequence MAHSGFWFGRDVEILFSGWPVNYGHFHLFLALLLVFMLSALAQMYSMTPMTTPKMVPKSIIQHAALHGFRTLITYLVLLCVITFNVGVIITVLLGHVAGYLALTLYIKYYYPAPVASTPVDDVKA from the coding sequence ATGGCGCACTCAGGGTTCTGGTTTGGAAGGGATGTGGAGATCCTGTTCAGTGGATGGCCTGTAAATTACGGCCACTTCCATTTGTTCTTGGCTCTGCTTCTTGTGTTCATGCTATCTGCGTTAGCCCAGATGTATTCAATGACTCCCATGACCACGCCCAAGATGGTTCCTAAGAGCATCATCCAACACGCCGCTCTCCATGGCTTCCGCACTTTGATCACCTACTTGGTCCTCCTCTGTGTCATTACCTTCAATGTTGGAGTCATAATTACGGTACTCCTTGGACACGTCGCCGGCTACTTAGCTCTCACATTGTACATCAAGTACTACTACCCTGCTCCCGTTGCTTCTACTCCTGTAGATGATGTCAAAGCCTGA